The nucleotide sequence GGATATACATTCGCAGTTTATGATGGACGTAAACACGTCCCAGTGTATGTTCAAGAAGACATGGTTGGACATAAACTCGGTGAGTTCGTTCCAACTCGTACTTTCCATGGACACGGTAGCAATGCCGATAAGAAAACAAAGTAAGCAAGGAGGATAACTAATGGCTGAACAAGTTACATCAGCAACAGCAACTGCTAAAACTGTTCGTATCGCCGCTCGTAAGGTCCGCCTTGTAGTTGATCTTATCAGAGGCAAGAACGTTGCAGAAGCAGCAGCTATCTTGGACTTCACACCTCGTGGAGCTTCACCGGTAGTATCAAAAGTACTAAAATCTGCAGTTGCTAACGCAGAAAACAACTTTGACTTAGACAGTGAGAACTTGTACGTAAGCGAAGCATTTGTCAACGAAGGACCAACGCTCAAGCGTTTCCGTCCACGTGCAAAGGGCTCAGCTTCACCAATCAACAAGCGCACAAGTCATATTACAATCGTAGTTTCAGAAAAAGAGGAGGGATAACGCGTGGGACAAAAAATTAATCCTAATGGATTCCGAGTAGGTGTGATTCGCGACTGGGAAGCTAAATGGTACGCTGATAAAGAATATGCAGCATACTTGCGTGAAGACCTACAAATCCGTAAATATATTGAAAAGCGTCTTGCAAGTGCTTCAGTTTCAACTGTTGAAATTGAACGTGCTGCAAACCGGGTTAACGTTTCAATTCATACTGCTAAACCAGGAATGGTTATTGGTAAGGGTGGATCTGAAGTAGAAAACCTTCGTAAAGAACTTAATAACCTTACTGGTAAGAGAGTTCACATCAACATCATCGAAATCAAGAAACCTGATTTAGATGCTAAATTAGTTGGCGAAAACATTGCTCGTCAATTGGAAGGCCGTGTTGCTTTCCGTCGCGCAATGCGTCAAGCAATGCAACGTTCAATGCGTTCAGGCGCAAAGGGTATCAAGACACAATCATCAGGTCGTTTAAACGGTGCGGATATGGCACGTGTTGAAACATATTCTGATGGTACTGTTCCTTTGCATACTCTTAGAGCTGATATTGACTATGCATGGGTAGAAGCTCACACAACTTACGGTGCAATTGGTGTTAAGACATGGATTTACCGTGGTGAAATTCTTCCAGAAAAAAAGAACAGCGAGAATGAGGACAAAGGAGGGAAATAAACATGTTAGTACCAAAACGTGTTAAGCATCGTCGTGAACACCGTGGCAAGCTCCGTGGAGCAGCTAAGGGTGGTAAGCAAGTAAGCTTCGGCGAATATGGTTTGCAATCTTTGGATTCAAAATGGATCACAAACAGACAAATCGAAGCCTCTCGTATAGCAATGACCCGTTATATGAAGCGTGGTGGAAAAGTTTGGATTAAGATTTTCCCTCACAAGTCATATACCGAAAAAGGTGTCGGAGTTCGTATGGGTAATGGTAAAGGTACGCCAGCTGGATGGGTAGCCCCTGTTAAGCGTGGTAAGGTACTTTTCGAAGTCGGTGGTGTTTCAGAGGAAGTTGCCAACGAAGCATTAAGACTTGCATCAATGAAACTTCCCGTTAGAACTAAGATTATTAAACGTGAGGAAGTAGGTGGCGAATCAAATGAAGGCTAATGAAATTAATGAATTAACCACTGCTCAAATGATTGACAAAGAAAAAGATTATAAAGACGAATTGTTCAATCTTCGTTTCCAATTGGCCACTGGCCAACTTGAAAACACTGCTCGTCTGAAGCAAGTTCGTAAGAACATTGCTCGTATCAAGACAGCACTTCGTCAACAAGAACTAAACAAGTAGAATACGATAAGGAGGTAACTAATTAATGGCTGAAGAACGCAACCAGCGTAAAGTATACCAAGGACGTGTAGTTTCTGCTAAGAGTGACAAAACTATCACTGTTGTTGTTGAAACATACAAGACACATCCTGTATATGGCAAGCGTGTTAAGTATTCTAAAAAATATACTGCTCATGATGAAAACAATGAAGCAAAGGTTAACGATATTGTCCGGATCATGGAAACTCGTCCAATGTCAAAGACAAAGCGTTTCCGTCTTCTAAACATCGTTGAAAAAGCGGTTATTATTTAATTTAATTTTTATCATTTTTTATCGTATTCTGATCTTAAAAAATGAAGGGAGGATATACCTTTGATTCAACAAGAAAGCCGTTTAAAAGTTGCTGACAACTCAGGCGCAAGAGAAATTTTAACTATTAAGGTCTTAGGTGGCTCAACTAGAAGATATGCCGGAATCGGTGACACCATCGTTGCTACGGTTAAACAAGCAACACCAGGTGGCGTTGTCAAAAAGGGTGACGTTGTTAAAGCTGTTGTTGTCCGTACTAAGTCAGTTACTCGTCGTAATGATGGTTCATACATTCGTTTTGACGAAAATGCTGCTGTATTGATTCGTGACGATAAAAGCCCTCAAGGTACTCGTATCTTTGGCCCGGTTGCTCGTGAATTGCGTGATCACAACTTCATGAAGATCGTTTCATTGGCCCCAGAAGTACTTTAATTTCAACCAAGGATATAAGGAGGTGCCGTTATGTTCATTAAAACTGGTGACAAAGTTCGCGTTATTAGTGGTAAGGACAAGGGTAAAGAAGGAACAGTTAAGAAGACTATTGCTTCAAAAGACCGTGTTATCGTCGAAGGCGTAAACATGATCAAGAAACATTCAAAGGCTTCATCAACTAACCCACAAGGTGGAATTGTTGATACTGAAGCACCTATCCATGTTTCTAACGTAATGCTAATTGACCCTTCAACAAATGAACCAACTCGTGTTGGTTTCAAAGTTGAAGATGGAAAAAAAGTTCGTTTTTCTAAAAAGACACAAAAAGCAATCAATTAATTATTAATTGAAAGGAGGATACCTTTTAAATGTCAAGTCGTTTACGAGAAAAATTTGATAACGAAATCAAATCACACATGATGGAAAAGTTCAACTATTCTTCAACTATGCAAGCACCTAAGATTGAGAAGATTGTTTTGAACATGGGTGTTGGTGACGCTGTTACTAACGCTAAGAACTTGGATGAAGCAGTTGCAGAACTTGCTTTGATCTCAGGTCAAAAACCTTTAGTTACAAAGGCTAAGAAATCAATTGCCGGTTTCAGACTTCGTGAAGGAATGTCAATCGGTGCCAAAGTTACCCTTCGTGGTGACAGAATGTATGATTTCTTGGATAAGTTGATCAATGTTTCATTACCACGTGTTCGTGACTTCCATGGTGTTAGTAGCCGTGCCTTTGATGGCCGTGGTAACTACACTTTGGGTGTTAGAGAACAATTGATTTTCCCAGAAATTGACTACGATAATGTTAACCGTGTTAGAGGTTTGGACATTGTTGTTGTAACTACTGCTAATACTGATGAAGAATCACGTGAATTGTTGACTCAATTCGGTATGCCATTCGCCAAATAATGAGGAGGTTTCACATTGGCTAAAAAATCATTAATTGTAAAAAGTGAACGCCCTGCTAAATTCTCAACTCAGAATTACACTCGTTGCGAACGTTGCGGACGACCTCATTCAGTTTACAAAAAATTCCATTTATGCCGTTTATGCGTACGTGAACTTGCCCACAAGGGACAAATTCCTGGCATGAAAAAAGCAAGTTGGTAATATTCTAAAAAGGAGGTTGTACGTTAATGTCTATGACTGACCCAATTGCAGACTTTTTAACTCGCATTCGTAATGCAAACATGGTTTACCATGAAACAGTTGAAGTACCTGCATCAAAGATTAAACGTGATATCGCTGAAATCCTCAAACGTGAAGGTTTTGTACGCGATGTTGAATATATTGAAGATGATAAGCAAGGCGTAATCCGCGTATTCTTGAAATACGGTAAGGACAAGCAACGCGTTATCACCGGTTTAAAGAGAATTTCAAAGCCAGGTTTACGTTCATACGTTAAAGCTGACGCTGTTCCTAAGGTTCTTAACGGACTTGGAATTGCAATTATTTCTACTTCAAACGGAGTTGTTACTGACAAAGAAGCTCGCGCTCAAAAAGTCGGTGGCGAAGTATTAGCTTACGTTTGGTAATAAATATCATTAAATAGGAGGTGTAATTTCAATGAGTCGTATTGGTTATAAAACTGTTACTATCCCTGAAGGTGTGGAAATTAAGTCTGAAGGAAACGTTGTAACTGTTAAGGGTTCTAAAGGATCTTTGACCCGTGAACTTTCATCAGATATTAAGATGAATGTTAACGGTAACGAGGTTACTTTTGAACCAATCGGAGCATACAACAACCGTGTTCGTGCTCTTCACGGAACTACTCGTGCCAACTTCAACAACATGGTTGAAGGTGTTACTGATGGTTTCAAGAAAACACTTAAACTTGTCGGTGTTGGATACCGTGCACAATTGAAGGGAAAAACATTAACTCTTAATGTTGGTTACTCAAACCCAGTCGACATGACTGTTCCTGAAGATTTGACTGTTGAAGTTCCAGATAACACTACTATCAACATTAGTGGTATCAACAAGCAACACGTTGGTGACTTTGCTGCCGAGGTTCGTGCAGTTCGTTCACCAGAACCATACAAGGGTAAGGGTATTCGTTACGAAAACGAACACATTATTCGTAAAGAAGGAAAGACTGGTAAGTAGTTCTTACTAGTAAATTAAATTGAGGTGACTATTTTGATTTCTAAACCAGATAAAAACAAGAACCGGAAACGTCGTCACAGTCGTGTCCGTAGTAAAATTTCTGGTACTGCCGAGCGCCCACGCTTAAATGTTTTCCGTTCAAACAAAAACATCTACGCTCAAGTAATTGATGACGTAGAGGGTGTAACGCTTGTTAGTGCCTCAACACTTGATACTGCAGTCAGTGGCGAAAGCAAGACTGAACAAGCAGCTAGTGTTGGTAAATTAGTAGCAGAACGCGCTAATGAAAAGAACATTAAGAATGTTGTTTTTGATCGTGGAGGATACATTTACCATGGTCGTGTTCAAGCTCTTGCAGATGCTGCTCGTGAAAATGGACTAGAATTTTAATAAAAGGAGGAATAACCGCACATGAAGAAGTTTATTGATCCAGATAAGTTAGAGCTTGAAGACACTGTCGTTTCAATCAACCGAATTACTAAGGTTGTTAAAGGTGGACGTCGTCTTCGTTTCGCCGCTTTGGTTGTCGTTGGTGACAAACAAGGACATGTTGGATTTGGTACTGGTAAAGCTCAAGAAGTTCCAGAAGCTATTCGTAAAGCAGTCGAAGCAGCTCGCAAGAACTTGATTGAGGTTCCGATTGTTGGTACAACAATTCCTCATGAAATCGTTGGAACATTCGGTGGTGGCCGTATTTTACTTAAGCCTGCCGCTGAAGGTTCTGGAGTTGCCGCTGGTGGTGCCGTACGTAACGTTATGGAACTTGCCGGTGTTGACGATGTTACAAGTAAGCGTTTGGGATCAAACACTCCAGTCAATGTTATTAGAGCTACTTTTGAAGGCTTGAAAGCTTTGAGAAATGCTGAAGCAGTTTCAGCATTACGTGGTGTTTCAGCCCAACATTTAGCTGAATAAGGAGGTTATTGTAATGGCTCAATTGAAAATTACATTAATTCGTAGTGCAGCACATCGCCTCCCAAAGCAACGTAAAATTGTGAAGGCTCTTGGCTTAAACCGGGTGAATAGCTCAGTTGTCAAGCCTGACAATGAAGCAACTCGGGGAGCTCTTTTCCAAATTGCACATTTAATTGATGTAGAACAAGTTAAAGACTAATTAATATTTTGTAAGGAGGTGCCAAATTCATGAATTTGAACGAATTGAAGGCCGCTGAAGGTTCTCGTTCATTACGTACTCGTAAGGGACGTGGCCGTTCTGCCGGTAAGGGTAAAACTGCTGGTCGTGGTCAAAAAGGACAAAAGGCTCGTAGTAAGACTCGTGTCGGATTTGAAGGTGGCCAAATGCCACTTTACCGTCGTATTCCAAAACGTGGTTTCAACAACATCAACCGGAAAGACTATGCTGTAGTTAACGTTGCTAAGCTTGATGCTTTCGACAACGGTACAGAAGTAACTCCAGAATTGCTTGTTGAATCAGGTATCGTCAAGAACGTTAAATCAGGCATCAAAATTCTTGGTGAAGGTGAGCTATCAAAGAAGTTAACTGTTAAAGCTAACAAATTCTCAAAGACAGCTCAATCTACTATTGAAAATGCAGGCGGTAAAATCGAGGTGATCTAATGCTCTCAACATTAAAGAGTGCATTTCAAGTTAAGGAAATAAGAAACAAGATCCTGTTTACATTAGGTGTGCTGATTATCTTCCGCTTAGGTGCCTACATTACGGTCCCTGGAATTAATGCGAAAGCACTTCAATCTGTTGCATCATCTGGGTTGGTTAGTATTTTGAACACCTTTAGTGGTGGAGGATTAACTAATTATTCCATATTTGCGATGGGAGTATCACCATACATCACTGCTCAAATCATCGTTCAGTTGTTACAAATGGATATTGTGCCCAGATTCGTCGAATGGGGTAAACAAGGTGAAGTTGGTAGAAGAAAGCTTAACCAATGGACAAGGTATCTTACCGTTATCCTTGGTTTCTTTCAATCTATCGGAATCACAGCTGGTTTTAACCAACTAAGTAGTTTGAATTTAGTCGCTCATCCCAATGCCCAAACATTTATCATGATTGGTGTTATTTTAACTGGTGGTACAATGCTTACCACTTGGATGGGTGATATGATCACCGAAAGAGGTATTGGTAACGGGATTTCAATGATTATCTTTGCAGGTATCATTGCCCGTCTACCAGTTGGTCTACAAAAGCTACATCAACAATATTTTGTTGGTGTTAGCGGAAGTGACCTATGGTGGGCAATCCTCTTCGGAGTCGTTCTTCTTGTGGCTGTACTTCTGATTGTTACATTCGTAACCTGGGTACAACAAGCTGAAAGACGGGTTCCAATTCAATATACTCGTCGAGTTGCTGGGGCATCAGATAGCAGTTACCTTCCATTGAAGGTTAACGTTGCGGGAGTTATCCCAGTTATCTTCGCAAGTTCATTTATTGCAACTCCACAAACAATTTTGATGGCATTTACTGCTAATCATTCACAAGACACTTGGTATCTAATACTTTCTGATATCTTTAACATGCAAACACCAACTGGTGCAACTTTGTATACTGTTTTGATTGTTATGTTTACTTTCTTCTATGCTTTTGTTCAAGTTAACCCAGAGAAACTTTCTGAGAACTTACAAAAACAAGGAAGTTACATTCCAGGCGTTTGGCCAGGACATGAAACACAAGCATATGTATCAAGTTTGCTGATGAGATTAAGTACTGTTGGATCGGTATTCTTGGGTATTGTTGCTTTAATTCCATTAATTGCTCAAAACGTTTGGAACTTAGATGAATCAATCGGTTTAGGTGGAACTAGTTTATTGATCGTTGTTGGTGTTGCTATTGAAACTATTCGTCAAATCAGAGGTTTGATGATGAAGAGACAATATGTCGGATTCATTAAGAAAGACACAAACCCAACTACAGATTAATTAAGCAAACCTAGTCGAGGAGGAAATCTAATGTCATTAAATTTAATTTTAATGGGCCTGCCTGGAGCAGGAAAAGGTACACAAGCTCAGTTTATCGTTGATAAGTATCCAATCCCTCATATTTCTACTGGAGATATGTTTAGAGAAGCTATCTCAAATGAAACTCCAATGGGACTGAAGGCTAAGGAATATACTGACAAAGGGAATTTGGTTCCCGATGAAGTAACTAATGGAATCGTTAAAGACCGTCTTTCAAAGGATGATACTAAGACTGGTTTCCTTCTAGATGGTTATCCAAGAACTTTAGAACAGGCTGACGCTTTGTCCGGCATGTCTGAAGAACTTAATAAACCACTAGATGCAGTTATTAACATCGATGTTGATCCTAAGATACTTACTGATCGGTTGACTGGTCGGTTTATCTGTAAGAATTGTGGTGCAACATATCACAAGATTTACCACATGCCTAAAGTGGAAAACACTTGTGATGTATGTGGCCACCACGAGTTTTATCAACGTGAGGATGACAAACCGGAGGCAGTTAAGAATCGCCTCGATGTAAACATTAAAATGAATACACCATTAATTTCTTACTACAAAGAAAGAGATTTACTATTTAATGTTGATGGTAACAAAGATATCAATGAAGTTTGGAAAGACTTAGACAAAATTCTTGGTTCTTTATAATTCTCGTTCTGTAAGAAAATGTGTTAGATTGAAGAATTCGGATTAATGTGGTAGACTATCGTTTGGCTATTATATCGTATTTGAACTGTCAATCTGACTTAATGGTTGGAGGTGTTTTTAATTGGCAAAAGATAATGTCATTGAAATTGAAGGAAAAGTCATCGAAACATTGCCAAATGCCATGTTCCGAGTAGAACTCGAAAACGGACATGAAATTTTAGCACACGTTTCTGGAAAGATCAGAATGCATTACATTCGAATCCTTCCAGGTGATAAAGTTACTGTTGAAATGTCGCCTTACGATTTGAGTAAGGGTAGAATTACTTATAGATTTAAGTAATACACTTCATTTCTTTTGAGGAGGGTTAATAATGAAGGTAAGACCATCTGTAAAACCAATGTGTGAACATTGTAAAGTTATTAAGCGTAAGGGTCGAGTAATGATTATTTGCTCTGCAAACCCTAAGCATAAGCAACGTCAAGGTAAGTAATAAATAGGAGGTGCTGTTAAATGGCTCGTATTGCCGGAATTGATTTGCCACGTGACAAGCGTATTGTCATTGGTCTAACATACATTTTTGGTATCGGCGACACAACTGCACAACAAATCTTAACTAAGGCCGGAGTTTCAGAAGACGTACGTGTACGTGATCTAACTCCAGACCAAGAAGATAAGATTCGTGCCGTTGTTGGCGATTTGAAAATTGAAGGTGACTTACGTCGTGAAGTAAGCATGAACATCAAGCGTCTTCAAGAAATCGGCTCATACCGTGGTATGCGTCACCGTCGTGGTTTGCCCGTTCGTGGACAACACACAAAGAACAATGCCCGTACTCGTAAGGGTAAGAAAACTGCTATTGCAGGTAAGAAAAAATAATTAACAAGGGAGGTCGTATGCTTTTATGGTAAACAAGAAGACAAGTCGTAAGCGTCGTGTTAAAAAGAATATTGAGACTGGTGTAGCTCACATTCACTCAACATTCAACAACACTTTAGTGATGATTACAGACTCACAAGGAAATGCTATTTCATGGTCATCTGCTGGTGCATTAGGTTTCCGTGGTAGTCGTAAATCAACACCTTTCGCTGCGCAAATGGCTGCAGAAGCTGCTGCTAAAGCATCTATGGAACATGGCATGAAGTCTGTTGAAGTTGCTGTTAAGGGACCAGGTTCTGGTCGTGAAGCTGCAATTCGTGCACTTCAAGCAACTGGTTTGGAAGTTACAGCTATTAGAGATGTTACTCCAGTGCCTCACAACGGATCTCGTCCTCCAAAGCGTCGTCGAGTTTAGTATTTTGCGCACTCAATTCATAAAGTGGAATATGTACCCGCATATTTACAAATTGTACGAACAAGACTCACGCGTTTTGAAAGGGGTTAATGATAAGAATGATTGAATTTGAAAAGCCTAACATTCACAAGATAGAAGAAACTGACAACTATGGTGAAGTTGTTGTTGAACCTTTAGAAAGAGGATACGGAACCACTCTAGGTAATTCACTTAGAAGAACTCTGCTTTCATCTTTACCAGGTGCAGCAATTACTAGTATCCAAATTGATGATGTCCTTCATGAGTTTTCAACGATTAAGGGTGTTGTCGAAGATGTCACTCAGATCATCTTAAATGTTAAGAAAATTTCATTAAAATTAGATGGACCTGAAGACGAAGAAGAGAATTTAGAGATTGATGTAATTGGACCTGCTGACGTTACAGCTGGTGATATTGTTGGGGATAGTGACGTTACTGTTCTTAACCCCGATTTACACATTGCCACAGTTGCGGAAGGTACTAACTTCCATATGCGACTAACTGCTAACAAGGGTCGTGGGTATGTTTCTGCTGTTGAAAACAAGAAACGCAGTTCAGAAATGCCTATTGGTGTACTTCCCGTCGATTCTATTTATACCCCAATTGAACGTGTCAACTATCAAGTTGAGAGTACCCGGGTTGGTCAACGTGATGACTTTGATAAGCTTACTTTGGATGTTTGGACTGATGGTTCAATCACACCTAGTGAGGCAGTTAGTTTAGCTGCAAAGATTTTAACTGAACATCTTGAAATGTTTGTTGATCTTACTGATGAAGCTAAGAACACTGAAATCATGGTCGAAAAAGAAGAAACACACAAAGAAAAGATGCTCGAAATGACAATTGAAGAATTGGATCTTTCGGTTCGTTCATATAATTGTCTCAAACGTGCAGGCATCAATACTGTTCAAGAGTTAACTGAAAAAAGTGAACCTGATATGATGAAAGTTCGTAACTTGGGCCGTAAATCATTAGAAGAAGTTAAAGAAAAACTCGCTGCTTTAGGTTTATCACTTCGTAAAGAAGACTAAAAAAAGGAGGACATCTAACTTATGAGTAATCGTAAATTACAACGTACCAGTGAACATCGTCGTTCAATGCTTCGTAACTTGACTACTGAATTGATCATTCATGGCCAAATCATTACTACTGAAGCCAGAGCAAAAGAAGTTCGCTCAACTACAGACAAAATGATTTCACTTGGTAAACGCGGTGACTTACACGCTCGTCGCCAAGCTGCTGCATATATTCGTGACGTGGTTGCGGATGTTAAAGAAGACGGTGATGACATTACAGTTACTACTGCTTTGCAAAAGCTATTTGGTGATTTAGCAACTAAGTACGCTGACCGTAACGGTGGATACACTAGAATCTACAAGACTATGCCACGCCGTGGTGATGGTGCAGAAATGGTTATCCTTCAATTGATTGACTAATATCATTAGACCATAAACATATTTTCACGAGAATCACTCAAGTTTTCGGTATAGAACGTCATGATGGTGGATTATTCCTAGTCTAGTTTGAATGTGGGCAATTGCCCAAGCACCGATTACTTGTAAGTGATTTTTTTGTACATAAAATTACATTACAGGGCAAACATTATGGAAAATATTATTGAAATCAACAACCTTTCATTTAAATATCCGGAACAAAATCAACTATTCGATAATCTTAGTTTGAGTATTGAAGCTGGTAAGTGGACTGCTATCCTTGGTCAGAATGGTAGTGGCAAAAGCACTTTAGCTAGACTAGTTGATGGTTTGCTGGAAGCAGAGTCAGGGAC is from Lentilactobacillus curieae and encodes:
- a CDS encoding DNA-directed RNA polymerase subunit alpha — translated: MIEFEKPNIHKIEETDNYGEVVVEPLERGYGTTLGNSLRRTLLSSLPGAAITSIQIDDVLHEFSTIKGVVEDVTQIILNVKKISLKLDGPEDEEENLEIDVIGPADVTAGDIVGDSDVTVLNPDLHIATVAEGTNFHMRLTANKGRGYVSAVENKKRSSEMPIGVLPVDSIYTPIERVNYQVESTRVGQRDDFDKLTLDVWTDGSITPSEAVSLAAKILTEHLEMFVDLTDEAKNTEIMVEKEETHKEKMLEMTIEELDLSVRSYNCLKRAGINTVQELTEKSEPDMMKVRNLGRKSLEEVKEKLAALGLSLRKED
- the rplQ gene encoding 50S ribosomal protein L17, with amino-acid sequence MSNRKLQRTSEHRRSMLRNLTTELIIHGQIITTEARAKEVRSTTDKMISLGKRGDLHARRQAAAYIRDVVADVKEDGDDITVTTALQKLFGDLATKYADRNGGYTRIYKTMPRRGDGAEMVILQLID